The Microtus ochrogaster isolate Prairie Vole_2 chromosome 4, MicOch1.0, whole genome shotgun sequence nucleotide sequence ATATACCATTTTGGGTTGGAGCCATACCGGTAAGTGACACATATTCGAGAAGCTGGCTGGTTAGCGTCTTTGAAGTCTCCCCAGTTCCCCATACCCCTTTCTAATGGCACCTGCCTCTTGGTAGTGATATATCCTGGCACACATTACAAAGGAATCTTACGGTTTGTATTCAAACTGCTGCTGGCCTGCTCTTTGGGCCAGTCGGTGGCAAGCGGCTTCATCTGGTTGCTTTCCGCGATAGCTGCCAGCATAGGTTGTCACAGAAGAAGCGGACCACCGCGTCTCATCCTGCCACAGTTCCCGGGCCTTGCGTCTGATCAGCTCGAACTCCTTAGAAGTGAGAGGGCTAAAGGGAACCAGAACTTCTGGAGCCAAGTAGAAGTAGTGGGACATGGTTGTGGGTGGGCTGCTGTGGTTTTCAGCTTTTCAAGTCCGGAGCATAGTGGAGCACCAGTTCCTTCCGGCAGCAGGTCGCCATTGACCCGGCTGACCCAGCTTCGGGAACCTGACAGCTCACAGACAGAATCTTAGGGGTCTTAGATACAGTTACCCGGCAACAGGTCACAAGATTCCACAAATACTACCTCCATTCCAAACACACGGATTTTCActaatttgtaaattataaaacTTCTAGCCATTAATCTAAGAAAAGTACCGCTTCATAATTTTGGCAAGAGAGCACTAGGCAACATTATTTGCCTATTGATACTGTCATAAATAATGTGGTAAACCTTCAGGATGGTGGGTTAGGAGatgggtgctggagctgagagagtGGTCCCCCGAGGATCTAGCCTCACAGAGTacggacaacaacaacaacaggttCTCAGCGGGTTTGATGTGTCACAGAGAAGGGGTATGCCTGATGGTTGGGTGATAAGACATCATTCCAGGCTGTTAAAATGACAAGGAACCCCAGATACAACCTCAGGCTCTGATATAGTCAGCCCAGAGGGTCACTGTTAAAAACCAAgttctgccgggcagtggtggcgcacgcctttaatcccagcactcgggaggcagaggcaggcggatctctgtgagttcaaggtcagcctggtctacagagctagttccaggacaggaaccaaaagctacagagaaaccctgtctcgaaaatccaaaaaaacaaaacaaaacaaaacaagttctgAGTATTGTAAAGAATCACCAGGGCTAAGAATCAAGGAAATGGCTATGTGATGGTGACCTCTGCGACTCATTGACTTGGCATTCCATCCTGAATAACTGTTCTCTACGTGGCTAATATTTGCCTTGCCATGCTTCTCCAAATCCACCAACTCTTTGGCAAATCAAAATGAAATGGCAGTTTTGTTTGTCCCTTGTTTTATCCACTCCCAGAGCAGCCCTGTTCATCTCATAGCATTTGGCCAAGTCACCCGTACAGGTCTCCATAATCCTGATGCTGCCTCGGGTGACTGCATTGCTGCTGAGAAGCACATTCCAGAAGAAAAGCCGACTCTCAGGCAAACCCAGAAATCtgcattaaaaatacagattttgtatttttacaaattgagtgtatgcacatgtatgtaagccacatgtatgcagttgcctgtggaggccaggagagggcattggaagCCCTGGAGCTGAGGCATAAGCAACTAGGAGCCACCTGACAAGggtgctggcctggaactcaggtcctctccaagagcagtttGCACTCACACCATAGCCATCTCTAGTGCCTGTGTGTTCTGGCGCTGTTGCTGATCGGGATGCAATTCATCTTTGACTATTGGAATGGCATTCAGGGCATAGGACTTTAGAACTTTCGAACCGAGGCTACCaccctgcctgtgtgtgtctcgGAAAGGAATGGCAAATACTACATAAATGTGACTTGCAGGGTGTTCTTAAAATGTTGAAGTCTGAAACATCAGAACCTTTGTTTCAGAAAGGTTGGTAGACTGCAGGTCCACCTCTGTTTCTCATGGAGAAATCCAGATGAGACAGTcagatggagaaaaggaagacaaggaagagagACGGTTGCCCAGCTCTTGTCAACCCGTATGAGGTCAGGAGCAGCTGTGTGTGCCCTTGAGCCTTGGATTATTGAAACAAAATGGTGGTTTTGTCGGAAAATTCTGCAGAAATATGCATTGTTCTCAAACAGGACGGCAGACAGACAAATTGTGAGAGAGTGTTTGTAGAAAATGCTGCAGATTTCCTCTCACTGCATGGCAGTCTACAAACAATATGGAAAAACTAGGGTCTTTCCGGATAAATCGCCCTGGAAGTCACTCTCTATAATTCTTTTATTCTAACAATTGCAACCACCCAGAGTGGTGACActtgggctggagatgtggctcaagAGACtcagaaataaactcttttttttaatttatttatttattaaagatttctttctcttcccctccaccgcctcccatttccctccccctcccccaattaagtcccccccctcgtcagcccaaagagcaatctttaataaataaattaattaaagtcacctgtcagaatggctaaaataaaaatcaccaatgatagcctttgctggagaggttgtggagaaaggggtacactcatccattgctggtgggattgcaaacttgtgcaaccactttggaaagcagtgtgtcggtttctcaggaaatttgggatcaacttacccctggacccagcaataccgggaatatacccaagagaggccttatcatacaacaaaagtatatgctctactatgttcatagcagcattgtttgtaatagccagaacctggaaacaacctagatgcccttcaatggaagaatggatgaagaaagtatggaatatgtacatattagagtactactcagcagtaaaaaacaagggcttcttgaagtttgcatgcaaatggtggaaacagaaataaactcTTGCAGCTCCAGCCAGCTGGTTTTCAACAAGAAGGGGAAACACACTGGAAAAAGGACCACCTCTCTTAAGCGAAGCTGGGAAATTGTATGTCGGCCTGCCGATGAGTGAGACTAGGCATCTGTGTAAAAATCTCACCTTGtgcaaaaatcaaatcaaaatggaTCAGGGACCTTCATGTAGGACCTAAAAGTGTGAAACCAAAAGAACATGCTGG carries:
- the C4H4orf51 gene encoding uncharacterized protein C4orf51 homolog produces the protein MSHYFYLAPEVLVPFSPLTSKEFELIRRKARELWQDETRWSASSVTTYAGSYRGKQPDEAACHRLAQRAGQQQFEYKPTPLPSCSAYGALPDQAGSQEPADCKAGTAGSSADSSRQPLRRTALKCDSGSS